In Micromonospora cremea, the genomic window CAAAGAGGACATGGCCCTCGACCTGCGGGACGAGTTCGTGGGCTCCCTCGCCCGCACCGTGGCGGGGCGGGCCGTCGGGGAGTCGGCGCTCGCCGCTCTGCGGCGGGAGTTCCTGGCCGCCGTTCACCGCCGCGACCCGGTGATCGGCTTCGCGGGCCTCCCCTTCGTCCGGATGATCGTGGAGAGCCCGACCCTGACCGCCCGCCTGCGCGAGTTCCACGACCTGCGCGAGAACGCTCTGGCCGACCAGCTCGCGGACGAGGTGCACGCCGAGCCCGACGACGTCGTACCCCGGGCGGTCGCCGCCCAGCTCGGCGCCGCGCACCGGGTCCTCTTCACCGAGACGCTCAGGCGCACGCTCGACGGCGACGACCTCGATGACGTCGCCGCCGCGTTGAGCGACGCCGGCACGCGAACGTTCGACCTACTAGAGCCGGGTCTCGGGGCCTACGCGATCCGCTGAGGTTTCTGACCTCTGACGCGGTGGAGCTGACCTCCGTGGCAGTGGGCGGGGCACGGGCAGAGTCGCCCTTACGAGATCCTGGTTCCGCTCGCCTATATGACTCCGGGCCGCGACGCGCTGCGCCGCGAGCTGGCCCGCCGGCTGCCGGCCCTCCATCGTTGGGCCCCTGGCTGAACCGTGGCAGGGGTATCTGGTCCTACGACATGCTTGGCGTTCGGCCTAGTTGCCCTGCTCCGACTTCCTCCGGTTGGGCAGCTCCTCAAGGAAGAACGTCACGTCATCCAGGTCGGAGAAGACCCGGCCGTCGAGGTCCGAACGCTCGGCGAGCTGGCGGACGAGCATGACTGACTCGGGCTCCAGATACCCGAAGCGTCGAGCGAGGTGACCCAGACAGAGCGACGCTGTCGCGACGAGCCCCCGGTCAGAGCTCTCGTGCGCAATCCGCTAGCACCAGCGCTCGACAAAGAGGCGGTCGTCGTCGTAGAGCGCCAGTCCCACCAACACAGAGTTGGGCTCAAGCGCCTGGTCCCTGCCCTCTAGAGCAGCAGTAAGCGCCTCATCCGCCAGACCGTGCGACACCAACGGCGGATTCTCGTAAGCGTCCACGCCGGGAGGTTACGGCAGCGCCAAGCATGTGGTGGGACGCGAGTGTCAAGCATGTCCCGTGACGGGAAGCGCTCTGACAGCGTGTCGTATCAGAGCTTGGGCACGACCGTTGAGGGCAGCATGTCGGCCCACTCGCTGAGGCGGAACGGCTGGCGATCGTCCTGGCGCTGACCGCACCGACGCCGTCGAATACCGCGGCGGTGGACATCGATGACTCACCTCGGCTGCTGGATGATCTTATTCTAGAGCAAGAAGTACTCGGCCATGAAGCGCGTGGCCCATGCCGGTTGCCGGACGTCGGTGGGTTGGAACTCGATCATCGCCGGTTTCAGGTCGACGACGGGCGTGCCGGTCACGGCGTCGAGGCCAAGCACCTCGAGGCTCCGGCCGCGGCTGACGAGGGTTCGGGTCAGCTTGGCGTGAGGAGGCAGAATTCGTTGCCTTCCGGGTCTGCGAGGACGGTCCACGGGACATCGTTCTGGCCTAGGTCGATGGCGGTGGCGCCGAGGGCCCGCAGTCTGGCCGCCTCGGCCTCTAGGTCGTCACCTGAGTATGGGCGGACGTCGAGGTGGACGCGGTTCCACACGGTCTTCACGTCGGGTGTGCGGAGGAACTGCAGATATGGGCCGACGCCCTTGGCGGAGCGCAGTACCGCCCTGTGATCGGTCACCTCGTGCAGGGCCCAGTCCATGGCCTCGCCCCAGAAGCGGGCCATGGCTCGCGGATCCGCGCAGTCGACCACTACCGCGGCGATCGGTCCGGTGTCTCGGTAGAGCGGTCGGGGGTCCAGCACACAGAACTCGTTGCCCTCCGGGTCGGCCATGACCGTCCATGGGACGTCGCCCTGGCCTATGTCGGCAGTTGTCGCGCCGAGATCCTTCAGGCGCGTGACCACCTCCGCCTGATGGGCAGCCGAGCTGGTGGCAAGGTTGACGTGCACGCGGTTCTTCACCGTCTTGGGTTCGGGGGAGACGATGAGGTCGAGGCAGACAGCGACAGGGTCGGGGTAGACGAAGCCCTCGGGTTCGAGGTTGGTCACGCCGGGTCCCTCGCTGGAGACTCCCCAGCCGAGCGCCTCCGCCCAGAAACCGCCCAGCGCGGAGTCGTCCCGAGCCTTCATGTTGATCTGAACGAGCCGCGTTGCCATGCCGGCGATAGTAGGGCCCGCCGAGTCGGCGGTGGTGCCCGGACTGAAGTGGTCGTTCAGCGACCAGGCAAAACCTCAAACCGGAGGCCGTCAACTTCCAGGCGGTCGAGCCGGGCGCCGAACCGACGAAGACGCCGACCACCCCGCCGACCAGCCAGCCCGAGGAGCCGCGCGACTGCGAGGCGTACGTCTACACCGGCACTGAGCAGAACCTGTGCGCCGACTTCGCCAACCCTGCGGGCACGGTCAACTGCTCTGACGTCCAGTACAGGTCACGTTGGTGGACGTGAACAACGACCCGCGGGGCCTGGACGGCAACAGGGGCACGCCGGGGATTGGCTGCGAATCCAACCCCCTCAAGCCGAACACCGCCCCGCCCCACCACCAGCCCCGCCCCGGGCGCGAGTGA contains:
- a CDS encoding VOC family protein; this translates as MATRLVQINMKARDDSALGGFWAEALGWGVSSEGPGVTNLEPEGFVYPDPVAVCLDLIVSPEPKTVKNRVHVNLATSSAAHQAEVVTRLKDLGATTADIGQGDVPWTVMADPEGNEFCVLDPRPLYRDTGPIAAVVVDCADPRAMARFWGEAMDWALHEVTDHRAVLRSAKGVGPYLQFLRTPDVKTVWNRVHLDVRPYSGDDLEAEAARLRALGATAIDLGQNDVPWTVLADPEGNEFCLLTPS
- a CDS encoding TetR/AcrR family transcriptional regulator, with translation MTASPSPLREQKKRETRQAISDVATRLFMERGFETVTIAEIAAAAHVAKMTVTNYFPRKEDMALDLRDEFVGSLARTVAGRAVGESALAALRREFLAAVHRRDPVIGFAGLPFVRMIVESPTLTARLREFHDLRENALADQLADEVHAEPDDVVPRAVAAQLGAAHRVLFTETLRRTLDGDDLDDVAAALSDAGTRTFDLLEPGLGAYAIR